Proteins encoded by one window of Methylovirgula ligni:
- a CDS encoding NAD(P)H-quinone oxidoreductase, whose protein sequence is MREIFFDGAGGPEVIRLREAPVPVPGPGQVLIEVVAAGINRPDCHQRDGNYPPPPGESDVPGLEIAGRVVAHGEGVSAPHLGEEVCALVGSGGYAEYAVADTRLCLPVPRGLSLVEAAGIPETYFTVFDNVFTRGRLKPGETILIHGGSSGIGSTAIQLAKLFGSHVIVTAGSPEKCAFCRTLGADHAIDYKTHDFVAEVKALTAKRGVNIILDMVGGSYIAKNLSLLALEGRLVQIAFLQGSTVENINLMPVMMKRLTITGSTMRARSVEQKAEVARALRDKIWPSLDRGKALPVIHATFPLEDARAAHALMESSSHVGKIVLETGK, encoded by the coding sequence ATGCGGGAGATTTTCTTCGACGGGGCAGGCGGGCCGGAAGTGATCCGCCTGCGCGAAGCCCCGGTTCCGGTGCCGGGACCGGGCCAGGTTCTGATCGAGGTGGTCGCGGCAGGCATCAACCGGCCGGACTGTCATCAGCGCGACGGGAACTATCCGCCGCCGCCCGGCGAGTCCGACGTGCCGGGGCTGGAGATTGCCGGGCGCGTTGTCGCCCATGGCGAAGGGGTTTCGGCGCCGCACCTTGGCGAGGAGGTCTGCGCACTCGTCGGCTCCGGCGGCTATGCCGAATATGCGGTGGCGGATACGCGGCTTTGTCTGCCGGTGCCGCGTGGCCTAAGCCTTGTCGAAGCGGCAGGAATCCCTGAGACTTATTTCACTGTCTTCGACAATGTGTTCACGCGCGGGCGTTTGAAGCCCGGCGAGACGATCCTCATTCATGGCGGTTCGAGCGGCATCGGCTCAACAGCCATTCAACTCGCCAAGCTGTTCGGCTCGCACGTGATCGTCACCGCCGGTTCGCCGGAAAAATGCGCCTTCTGCCGCACGCTCGGCGCCGACCACGCGATCGATTACAAGACGCATGACTTCGTTGCCGAGGTGAAGGCGCTCACCGCCAAGCGTGGCGTCAACATAATCCTCGACATGGTTGGTGGCAGCTATATCGCGAAGAATCTTTCGCTGCTCGCGCTCGAAGGCCGGCTGGTGCAAATCGCTTTCCTGCAAGGCAGCACTGTCGAGAACATCAATCTCATGCCGGTGATGATGAAGCGGCTGACGATCACCGGTTCCACGATGCGCGCCCGCTCCGTCGAGCAGAAGGCCGAGGTCGCGCGCGCTCTGCGTGACAAGATCTGGCCGTCGCTTGATCGCGGCAAGGCGCTGCCCGTCATTCACGCGACCTTTCCGCTGGAGGACGCCCGCGCCGCGCATGCGCTGATGGAATCCTCAAGCCATGTCGGCAAGATTGTGCTGGAGACGGGGAAGTAG
- the mobA gene encoding molybdenum cofactor guanylyltransferase MobA, with the protein MVTQDTAYPPTGAIILAGGRATRMGGADKALQKLGAEPLVAHVIAALQPQCASIIINANGPAARFAPFGVPVVPDNLPDFPGPLAGVLAGLDYFAAQRPDLAFAVSVATDTPFLPADLVARLHAARSAKPAEIAVARSDNIVHPTFALWPVALRADLREALVVEDLRRVNSFFARHVCAYADWNVTPYDPFLNINTLDDLHAAERILTATTAESERR; encoded by the coding sequence ATGGTCACGCAGGACACTGCCTATCCGCCAACCGGCGCCATCATTCTCGCGGGCGGCCGCGCGACACGGATGGGCGGCGCTGACAAAGCGCTGCAAAAGCTCGGCGCCGAGCCACTCGTCGCGCATGTGATCGCGGCGCTCCAGCCGCAATGCGCTTCCATTATCATCAACGCCAATGGCCCCGCGGCGCGGTTCGCGCCCTTCGGCGTTCCTGTCGTGCCCGACAATCTGCCCGACTTTCCGGGCCCCTTGGCCGGTGTGCTGGCCGGGCTCGATTATTTCGCCGCGCAACGCCCCGATCTTGCTTTCGCCGTGAGCGTCGCGACCGATACGCCCTTTCTCCCCGCCGACCTCGTCGCGCGGCTTCATGCAGCGCGCAGCGCCAAACCCGCCGAGATCGCGGTCGCGCGCTCCGACAATATCGTGCATCCGACCTTTGCGCTTTGGCCGGTCGCGCTCCGCGCCGATCTGCGCGAGGCGCTCGTCGTCGAGGATCTGCGCCGCGTCAATAGTTTCTTCGCGCGCCATGTCTGCGCCTATGCGGATTGGAACGTGACGCCCTACGATCCGTTCCTCAACATCAACACCCTGGATGATCTCCACGCAGCCGAGCGGATACTCACCGCGACAACCGCAGAATCCGAAAGACGATAA
- a CDS encoding sulfurtransferase TusA family protein, producing MDEPVKELDLKGLKCPLPVLHTRRALLRLDAGERLIVFCTDPLSAIDIPHLVHELGDALEDSHRQDGVIVFRILRLSR from the coding sequence ATGGATGAGCCTGTCAAAGAACTCGATCTCAAGGGCCTGAAATGCCCTTTGCCGGTTCTGCACACGCGCCGGGCCCTGCTGCGGCTCGACGCGGGCGAGCGGCTGATCGTTTTCTGCACCGATCCTTTGTCCGCGATCGATATCCCGCATCTCGTCCACGAACTGGGGGACGCGCTCGAAGACAGTCATCGGCAGGATGGCGTTATCGTCTTTCGGATTCTGCGGTTGTCGCGGTGA
- a CDS encoding class I SAM-dependent methyltransferase produces MTSGHAALVTRQFGARAEAYVESSVHAQGADLDQAAALLQGQSTARVLDLGCGGGHVSFRAAPLVAEVTAYDLSVDMLAAVARVAAERGFANIATQQGRAETLPFPDAHFDVVLSRYSAHHWHGFGQALAEARRVLRPGGRALFMDVVSPGLGLLDTYLQGIELIRDPSHVRDYSLAEWTDALAAAGFALKSVTARRLHLDFATWVARIATPQMQIDTIRALQTQMSEDVAAHFAIEADGSFTIDTAAIEVARDR; encoded by the coding sequence ATGACCAGCGGACACGCGGCACTGGTGACACGCCAATTCGGCGCCCGCGCCGAGGCCTATGTCGAAAGCTCTGTCCACGCCCAAGGCGCCGATCTCGATCAGGCGGCGGCGCTCCTTCAAGGCCAAAGCACGGCGCGCGTGCTCGACCTTGGCTGCGGCGGCGGCCATGTTTCCTTCCGCGCCGCCCCGCTCGTCGCGGAAGTCACCGCCTATGATCTTTCAGTCGATATGCTCGCCGCCGTTGCGCGCGTAGCGGCCGAACGCGGCTTCGCCAATATCGCGACACAGCAAGGCCGCGCCGAAACGCTGCCGTTCCCGGACGCGCATTTCGATGTCGTCCTGAGCCGCTACAGCGCGCATCATTGGCATGGCTTCGGTCAAGCGCTCGCCGAGGCGCGTCGCGTGCTGCGCCCTGGCGGCCGGGCCTTGTTCATGGATGTCGTCTCGCCTGGCCTCGGCCTGCTCGACACTTACCTGCAAGGCATCGAACTCATCCGCGATCCGTCCCACGTGCGCGATTATTCGCTCGCCGAATGGACGGATGCACTCGCCGCCGCCGGCTTCGCTTTGAAGAGCGTGACTGCGCGGCGTCTGCACCTCGACTTCGCGACCTGGGTCGCGCGCATAGCGACACCGCAAATGCAGATCGATACGATCCGCGCGCTGCAAACGCAGATGTCGGAAGATGTCGCGGCGCATTTTGCGATCGAAGCCGACGGCAGTTTCACCATCGACACGGCGGCAATCGAAGTCGCGCGAGACAGATAA
- the mobB gene encoding molybdopterin-guanine dinucleotide biosynthesis protein B, giving the protein MRVIGFAGWSGAGKTTLIVKLIPVLRARGFTVSTIKHAHHNFDIDKPGKDSYEHRAAGATEVLVASDQRFALMHELRGAPEPPLTELLSKLAQVDLVLIEGFKRDAHPKLEVHRAANGKPLLYPDDTQIKALVSDLADTDVPEHLAHASIDDVEAVATLVLRLAAVWR; this is encoded by the coding sequence ATGCGCGTCATCGGCTTTGCCGGATGGAGCGGCGCGGGCAAGACGACCTTGATCGTCAAGCTGATTCCGGTTTTGCGCGCGCGCGGCTTCACCGTCTCGACGATAAAACACGCACATCATAATTTCGACATCGACAAGCCGGGCAAGGATTCCTACGAGCATCGCGCCGCTGGCGCGACGGAGGTTCTCGTCGCCTCCGATCAGCGTTTCGCCCTGATGCACGAATTACGCGGCGCGCCGGAACCGCCGCTCACCGAACTGCTCAGCAAGCTTGCGCAGGTCGATCTCGTTCTTATCGAGGGGTTCAAGCGCGACGCACATCCGAAGCTCGAAGTACATCGCGCCGCCAACGGCAAGCCGCTGCTTTATCCGGACGACACGCAGATCAAGGCGCTGGTGAGCGACCTGGCGGATACCGACGTCCCCGAGCATCTCGCGCACGCGTCGATCGATGATGTGGAAGCTGTTGCAACGCTCGTCCTGCGGCTCGCGGCGGTCTGGCGGTAA
- a CDS encoding LysR substrate-binding domain-containing protein, producing the protein MLDPVLLQTFLVIAEGNSFSEASRRLNLRQSTVSEHVQKLEKCIGHRLFVRDTHSVTMTSEGEALVEFARNIMETNARAADYFAGTEQRGRLRFGASEDLVPSWLPEVLEGFVSQHPLIEFEFTVALSAVLMNRLDSGELDIILCKRWVGDERGDLVWRDRLVWVGARKDWLRPEGPVPLVLYRPPAITRSAALSALEYAGIPWRIACTSSSLNGLTTATRAGLGLMAHSRRLIPEGLEEVDPGQGLPDLGPVEFMLLKARRAPGRAVAALSAAIRARANLETL; encoded by the coding sequence ATGCTCGACCCGGTTTTGTTGCAGACCTTTCTCGTCATTGCCGAGGGCAACAGCTTCTCGGAGGCAAGTCGCAGACTCAATCTGCGGCAATCGACGGTCAGCGAGCATGTGCAGAAGCTTGAGAAATGCATCGGCCATCGTCTGTTCGTGCGCGACACGCATTCGGTTACGATGACCTCTGAGGGTGAGGCGCTTGTCGAATTTGCGCGCAACATCATGGAGACGAATGCGCGTGCGGCGGATTATTTCGCTGGCACCGAGCAGCGCGGACGCTTGCGCTTCGGCGCGTCGGAAGATCTCGTGCCCTCATGGCTACCGGAGGTGCTGGAGGGATTCGTATCACAGCATCCACTTATCGAATTCGAGTTCACCGTCGCGTTGAGCGCCGTGTTGATGAATCGTCTCGATAGCGGCGAGCTTGATATCATCCTGTGCAAGCGTTGGGTGGGCGACGAGCGCGGCGATCTCGTCTGGCGCGACAGGCTTGTTTGGGTCGGGGCGCGCAAAGACTGGCTGCGCCCCGAAGGGCCTGTCCCGCTGGTGCTCTACCGTCCGCCGGCGATCACGCGCTCGGCCGCGCTGTCGGCGCTCGAATATGCCGGCATTCCCTGGCGCATCGCCTGCACGAGCAGCAGCCTGAACGGCTTGACGACGGCGACGCGTGCGGGGCTCGGTCTCATGGCGCATTCACGCAGATTGATTCCGGAAGGTCTGGAGGAAGTCGATCCGGGGCAGGGTCTGCCTGACCTCGGCCCAGTTGAATTCATGCTGCTGAAGGCGCGTCGCGCGCCGGGCCGCGCCGTTGCCGCACTTAGTGCCGCGATCCGCGCCCGCGCCAATCTGGAAACTCTCTGA
- a CDS encoding cupin domain-containing protein yields MPLYSRRTLLSTGAAAGGLLVAASQTYAGTYDNVRDASQTPGPHDPREEALNPDELNPLSTDHGNLGTLKYSFSESHNRHTDAGWAREVTVRNFPISKEMAGVDMRLPKGAVRELHWHKPAEWAFMTYGRARITGIDAQARKFVNDVKAGDLWFFPSGIPHSIQGLEPDGAEFVLVFNDGNFSEDSTFLISDWVRHTPPEVLAKNLGVPASAFANIPKKDLWIFNAPLPGSLAGDLAQSSQPMVPDSYSFPLMDQPPIRTKSGTVRIADKNNFKASDVMAAALVEVEPGGLRELHWHPTSDEWQYYIQGTARMTLFAGEGRANTVDFAPSDVGYVPRALGHYIENTGNDVLRFLEVFHVGQYADLSLTSWMANTPNELVAAHLNIDEKIVRDLPRVKTPVVPT; encoded by the coding sequence ATGCCACTCTATTCGCGCCGTACATTGCTTTCGACGGGGGCCGCCGCTGGCGGATTGCTTGTCGCTGCAAGCCAGACCTATGCCGGAACCTATGACAATGTGCGTGACGCATCGCAGACGCCGGGGCCGCACGATCCGCGCGAGGAAGCGCTGAATCCCGACGAACTGAATCCGCTATCGACCGATCACGGCAATCTCGGAACGCTCAAATATTCGTTTTCGGAATCGCACAATCGCCACACCGACGCTGGTTGGGCGCGCGAAGTGACCGTGCGAAACTTTCCAATTTCCAAGGAGATGGCCGGCGTCGACATGCGCTTGCCGAAAGGCGCGGTGCGCGAGCTGCATTGGCACAAGCCCGCCGAATGGGCCTTCATGACCTATGGCCGTGCGCGGATCACCGGCATCGATGCGCAAGCGCGCAAATTCGTCAATGACGTGAAGGCGGGTGACCTTTGGTTCTTCCCCTCCGGCATCCCGCATTCCATTCAGGGCCTTGAACCGGACGGCGCCGAATTTGTCCTCGTCTTCAACGATGGCAATTTTTCCGAAGACAGCACCTTTCTCATCAGTGATTGGGTGCGGCATACGCCGCCGGAGGTTCTGGCCAAAAACCTCGGCGTGCCGGCGAGCGCCTTCGCCAATATCCCGAAAAAGGACTTGTGGATCTTCAATGCGCCGCTGCCCGGCTCGCTTGCCGGCGACCTTGCGCAAAGCAGCCAGCCGATGGTGCCCGATTCCTATTCCTTCCCGCTGATGGACCAGCCACCGATCAGGACCAAAAGCGGCACCGTGCGCATTGCCGACAAAAACAACTTCAAAGCTTCGGACGTGATGGCGGCCGCGCTCGTCGAGGTCGAGCCCGGCGGTCTGCGCGAATTGCATTGGCATCCGACTTCGGACGAGTGGCAATATTACATTCAGGGAACGGCACGGATGACGCTCTTTGCCGGTGAGGGGCGCGCCAACACGGTCGATTTTGCGCCGAGCGATGTCGGATATGTGCCGCGCGCGCTGGGCCATTACATCGAGAATACCGGCAATGACGTGCTGCGCTTTCTCGAAGTCTTCCATGTCGGCCAATACGCCGACCTGTCGCTGACATCATGGATGGCGAATACGCCAAACGAGCTCGTCGCGGCACACCTCAATATCGATGAGAAAATTGTTCGCGATCTGCCGCGAGTTAAAACCCCCGTCGTCCCAACCTGA
- a CDS encoding OFA family MFS transporter produces the protein MSTLVSPAATDTSGGILDRSRTIAGPGFNRWLVPPAALAIHLCIGMAYALSVFWKPLAKVIPNAPASCKNINFFEMLTTTTCNWPDSQTVLTFEIGIVFLGVSAALFGGWLERAGPRKAGLVAALCWGGGFLISALAVHIHQLWLLFLGLGLIGGVGLGLGYISPVSTLVKWFPDRRGMATGMAIMGFGGGAMIGAPLANLLMSGGPVVPGWNVPGFKTATDPGVMQTFIVLGVLYLVLMAIGAFSYRVPPENWAPEGWVSPAKTSKFISAGDVDLKDAHKTMSFWMIWGVLFLNVTAGIAVLSMASPMLQTIFGGSLIGLPKGTTPDAKQLVAITAVAAGFVGLLSLFNIGGRFFWASLSDKIGRKTTYFTFFVLGMILYGLTPTLADAGNKALFVGALCIILSMYGGGFATVPAYLADIFGTKFVGAIHGRLLTAWSAAGVVGSEVIVRVRDAQIAAGVPKTQVYDAVLYIMVGVLALGFICNLLVRPVDPKWLIKKDGTAGGTSTTVAQTSAQGIGTGTLGGAAVIPWLIVAIPVAWGLYKALLSAAKILS, from the coding sequence ATGAGCACTTTGGTTTCCCCTGCCGCTACAGATACGTCCGGCGGAATTCTTGATCGCTCCCGAACCATCGCCGGGCCGGGCTTCAATCGCTGGCTGGTCCCCCCCGCGGCGCTCGCGATCCATCTCTGCATCGGGATGGCTTATGCGCTCAGCGTATTCTGGAAGCCACTGGCGAAGGTGATCCCCAACGCGCCGGCGTCCTGCAAGAACATCAATTTCTTCGAAATGCTGACGACGACAACCTGTAATTGGCCGGACTCGCAAACCGTCTTGACGTTCGAGATCGGCATCGTGTTTCTCGGTGTTTCAGCGGCACTCTTCGGCGGTTGGCTCGAAAGAGCGGGCCCACGCAAAGCGGGTCTCGTTGCGGCTTTGTGCTGGGGCGGCGGCTTTCTTATCAGTGCCCTCGCAGTCCACATCCATCAATTATGGCTTCTCTTTCTCGGCCTTGGGCTCATCGGTGGCGTCGGTCTTGGCCTTGGCTACATTTCCCCTGTTTCGACTCTCGTCAAATGGTTTCCGGACCGGCGCGGTATGGCGACCGGCATGGCGATCATGGGTTTCGGCGGTGGCGCGATGATCGGCGCCCCGCTCGCGAACCTTTTGATGTCCGGGGGACCTGTCGTGCCTGGCTGGAACGTGCCGGGCTTCAAGACGGCGACCGATCCCGGCGTGATGCAGACATTCATCGTTCTTGGCGTCCTTTACCTGGTGTTGATGGCCATTGGTGCCTTCAGCTACCGCGTTCCGCCGGAGAATTGGGCCCCGGAGGGCTGGGTTTCGCCCGCGAAGACGAGCAAATTCATTTCAGCAGGCGACGTGGATCTCAAGGACGCGCATAAGACGATGTCCTTCTGGATGATTTGGGGTGTGCTGTTCCTCAACGTCACCGCCGGCATCGCCGTTCTGTCAATGGCGTCGCCCATGCTGCAGACGATCTTCGGCGGCTCGTTGATCGGGCTGCCCAAGGGCACGACGCCTGATGCCAAGCAGCTCGTCGCCATCACGGCTGTTGCCGCCGGCTTCGTCGGTTTGCTGTCCCTGTTCAACATCGGCGGCCGATTCTTTTGGGCCTCGCTGTCCGACAAGATCGGCCGCAAAACGACTTACTTCACGTTCTTCGTGCTCGGCATGATCCTTTACGGCCTGACGCCGACATTGGCGGACGCGGGCAACAAGGCACTCTTCGTCGGTGCGCTCTGTATCATTTTGTCGATGTACGGCGGCGGCTTCGCAACGGTGCCGGCCTATCTCGCCGATATCTTCGGAACGAAGTTCGTCGGCGCCATTCACGGCCGCCTGCTGACAGCCTGGTCCGCGGCGGGCGTCGTCGGCTCCGAGGTCATCGTCCGCGTACGTGACGCGCAGATCGCGGCCGGCGTGCCGAAGACGCAAGTGTACGATGCGGTCCTCTACATCATGGTCGGCGTCCTCGCGCTCGGCTTCATCTGCAACTTGCTCGTGCGACCCGTCGACCCGAAATGGCTGATAAAGAAAGACGGCACGGCTGGCGGCACATCGACGACGGTCGCGCAGACCTCTGCGCAAGGCATCGGTACGGGCACCCTCGGCGGCGCTGCGGTCATTCCGTGGCTCATCGTGGCGATTCCGGTCGCATGGGGCCTCTATAAGGCCCTCCTCAGCGCCGCGAAGATTCTATCGTAG
- a CDS encoding P-loop NTPase fold protein, which produces MTDVETRDLGKNSGRAEPIAPSLPGASNLAAAAAAVLRKRGSIFASDAGRGADAFGLDAALRPLAELATHRDAETPLTIGLLGGAGSGKTFALATLLGDIDALSASRDAAMLPRISTVRIDAASLEGEPSVALAAVVYDKLGADYPEFVREAAHAVRDPHVVAREAAERLDDARRRLDGERQSLDEIENRRGRLTETVLFESAGSQVDAFARTNRGKIESRLASFGITGDPIANYKSMVRDISDASGATGRVGATLRAFWAFAGQGRLLVIALLLFLAGIGFDAAVDQHEAWLASLAQAGKGFGPLSAWLGAHIGWLGFAAKLAYLGAAAALVVNILRGILFLGPLFRGVGLLKSDVANRRQSLDQLYAHQTRRVDGLEADVDLAARAAAEAERRAGNAARGAVRSEPSPFKEGGAKSQAEHFFASLATYLAGAQKAAAGTPSGALSVPDRILVALDNVDALALPQARAVLEAAHRAFAHAGFVTLIAADPARLADEAVQLEKWIQVPFRLDAAGSGDYAGFVEQVIGRPGTIEDGAASATLAPAHDWSITAEESALLAQFASLAGGTPRAVKRFVNLYRIARAQAGQHKGALALFLALYSGGTADEIGAARRALSGRDDDAPLDLSSGGVQLAQALDAAQAADGLVSVGSARRSAAIARTFSTGTAA; this is translated from the coding sequence GTGACTGACGTCGAAACGCGCGATCTGGGCAAAAATTCGGGCCGTGCCGAGCCGATCGCCCCGAGCCTTCCCGGTGCATCGAACCTTGCGGCTGCCGCGGCGGCCGTCTTGCGCAAGCGCGGCAGTATTTTCGCCTCCGACGCGGGGCGCGGGGCGGATGCCTTCGGCCTCGACGCGGCGCTACGCCCGCTGGCCGAACTGGCAACGCACCGCGATGCCGAGACACCGCTGACCATCGGCCTTCTCGGTGGCGCGGGGTCGGGCAAGACGTTTGCGCTCGCCACGCTGCTCGGCGATATCGACGCCCTGAGCGCCAGCCGCGATGCGGCGATGCTGCCGCGGATCAGCACCGTGCGGATCGATGCCGCCAGTCTGGAGGGCGAGCCGAGCGTCGCGCTCGCCGCCGTGGTCTACGACAAGCTCGGCGCGGACTATCCGGAATTTGTGCGCGAGGCGGCCCATGCCGTGCGCGATCCGCATGTCGTCGCGCGCGAAGCGGCGGAGCGGCTCGACGACGCGCGCCGGCGCCTCGATGGCGAGCGCCAATCGCTCGACGAGATCGAAAATCGGCGTGGTCGCCTCACCGAAACCGTGCTGTTCGAATCGGCCGGCTCGCAGGTCGATGCCTTTGCCCGCACCAATCGCGGCAAGATCGAAAGCCGGCTGGCGAGTTTCGGCATCACCGGCGATCCAATCGCCAATTATAAGTCGATGGTGCGCGATATTTCAGACGCCAGCGGCGCAACTGGCCGCGTCGGCGCCACGCTGCGCGCCTTCTGGGCTTTCGCCGGGCAGGGCAGGCTGCTGGTCATTGCGCTGCTCCTTTTCCTGGCCGGCATCGGCTTCGACGCCGCCGTGGATCAGCATGAGGCCTGGCTCGCTTCCCTGGCGCAAGCCGGCAAGGGCTTTGGCCCGCTATCGGCCTGGCTTGGGGCGCATATCGGCTGGCTCGGCTTTGCCGCCAAGCTGGCCTATCTCGGCGCGGCCGCGGCGCTCGTCGTCAATATCCTGCGCGGCATTCTCTTCCTCGGCCCACTGTTTCGCGGCGTCGGCCTGCTGAAAAGCGATGTCGCCAACCGCCGCCAGTCGCTCGACCAGCTCTATGCGCATCAGACGCGCCGTGTCGACGGGCTTGAGGCGGATGTCGATCTCGCCGCCCGCGCGGCGGCGGAGGCCGAGCGGCGAGCTGGAAATGCGGCGCGCGGCGCGGTGCGCAGCGAGCCTTCGCCGTTCAAGGAGGGCGGCGCGAAATCGCAGGCCGAGCATTTCTTCGCGTCGCTCGCGACCTATCTCGCCGGAGCGCAGAAGGCTGCCGCCGGAACGCCGAGCGGCGCGCTTTCGGTGCCCGACCGGATTCTTGTTGCGCTGGACAATGTCGATGCGCTCGCGCTGCCGCAGGCGCGCGCGGTGCTTGAGGCGGCGCATCGCGCCTTCGCACACGCCGGCTTCGTCACGCTGATCGCCGCCGATCCTGCGCGTCTTGCCGACGAAGCCGTGCAGCTCGAAAAATGGATTCAGGTTCCGTTCCGCCTCGATGCGGCCGGCTCCGGCGATTATGCCGGATTCGTCGAACAGGTGATCGGCCGCCCCGGGACGATCGAGGATGGCGCGGCGTCCGCGACGCTTGCGCCCGCGCATGATTGGTCGATCACGGCCGAGGAATCAGCGCTTCTCGCCCAGTTCGCGTCGCTTGCAGGCGGGACGCCCCGCGCGGTCAAGCGTTTCGTCAATCTCTATCGCATCGCCCGCGCGCAGGCGGGGCAACACAAAGGCGCGCTGGCGCTTTTCCTCGCGCTCTATAGCGGCGGCACGGCGGATGAAATCGGCGCCGCGCGGCGGGCTTTGTCCGGGCGGGACGACGATGCGCCGCTCGATCTTTCCAGCGGCGGAGTACAGCTCGCGCAAGCATTGGACGCTGCCCAAGCCGCCGACGGTCTGGTCAGCGTTGGGTCCGCGCGCCGCTCTGCAGCGATCGCGCGGACGTTTTCGACGGGGACGGCGGCTTAA
- the ettA gene encoding energy-dependent translational throttle protein EttA — protein sequence MARQFIYHMQGLTKTYPAGKKVLDNVNLSFYPDAKIGVLGINGSGKSTLLRIMAGIDKEFTGEGFVAEGARVGYLPQEPKLDDSLDVRGNVMLGVASKKAILDRYNELAMNYSDETADEMTQLQDEIEAQGLWDLDSQVEQAMDALGCPPDDWPVDKLSGGERRRVALCRLLLEKPDLLLLDEPTNHLDAETVNWLEGHLRTYPGAILIVTHDRYFLDNVTGWILELDRGRGIPHEGNYTSYLKQKAKRLALEKSEDASRQRQIEQEAEWMGASPKARQAKSKARIQRYQDLVDKQADRVPSATQIVIPVAERLGNTVVDFTDLSKGFSDKLLIDDLTFKLPPGGIVGVIGPNGAGKTTLFRMITGQEKPDKGSITVGESVKLGYVDQSRDALDPKKNVWEEISGGQEVIYLGKREINSRAYTGAFNFKGTDQQKKVGQLSGGERNRVHLAKMLKSGANLLLLDEPTNDLDVETLRALEDALTDYAGCAVIISHDRFFLDRIATHMLAFEGDSHVEWFEGNFADYEEDKKRRLGVTELVPHRMKYKKFSR from the coding sequence ATGGCGCGGCAATTTATCTATCACATGCAAGGCCTGACCAAGACCTATCCGGCGGGCAAGAAGGTTCTCGACAACGTCAATCTCTCCTTCTACCCGGACGCCAAGATCGGCGTGCTCGGCATCAATGGCTCCGGCAAATCGACGCTGCTGCGGATCATGGCCGGAATCGACAAGGAATTTACCGGCGAAGGCTTCGTCGCCGAGGGCGCCCGGGTCGGCTATCTGCCGCAGGAGCCCAAGCTCGACGACAGCCTCGACGTGCGCGGCAATGTGATGCTCGGTGTCGCCAGCAAGAAGGCGATCCTCGACCGTTACAACGAACTCGCCATGAATTATTCCGACGAGACTGCGGACGAGATGACGCAGCTCCAGGATGAGATTGAGGCGCAGGGCCTTTGGGATCTCGACAGCCAGGTCGAGCAGGCGATGGACGCGCTCGGCTGCCCGCCAGACGACTGGCCGGTCGACAAGCTGTCGGGCGGCGAGCGCCGCCGTGTCGCGCTCTGCCGGCTGCTGCTCGAAAAGCCCGACCTGCTGCTGCTCGACGAACCGACCAACCATCTCGACGCCGAGACGGTCAACTGGCTCGAAGGCCATTTGCGGACCTATCCCGGCGCCATCCTGATCGTCACCCACGATCGCTATTTTCTCGACAATGTGACGGGCTGGATTCTCGAACTCGACCGCGGCCGCGGTATCCCGCACGAAGGCAATTATACCAGCTACCTCAAGCAGAAGGCCAAACGCCTCGCGCTCGAGAAGAGCGAAGACGCTTCGCGCCAACGCCAGATTGAGCAGGAGGCCGAATGGATGGGAGCCTCGCCCAAGGCGCGGCAGGCCAAGTCCAAGGCGCGCATACAGCGCTACCAGGATCTCGTCGACAAGCAGGCGGACCGCGTGCCCTCGGCGACGCAGATCGTCATCCCGGTCGCCGAGCGTCTCGGCAACACCGTCGTTGATTTCACCGATCTCTCCAAGGGTTTCAGCGACAAGCTGCTCATCGACGACCTCACCTTCAAGCTGCCGCCCGGTGGTATCGTCGGGGTGATCGGCCCGAATGGCGCCGGCAAGACGACCCTGTTTCGCATGATCACCGGGCAAGAGAAGCCCGACAAAGGCTCGATCACGGTCGGCGAGAGCGTCAAGCTCGGCTACGTCGATCAGTCGCGCGATGCGCTCGATCCCAAGAAAAACGTCTGGGAAGAGATTTCGGGCGGCCAGGAGGTGATCTATCTCGGCAAGCGCGAGATCAACTCCCGCGCCTATACTGGCGCCTTCAACTTCAAGGGGACCGACCAGCAGAAGAAGGTCGGCCAGCTCTCGGGCGGCGAGCGCAACCGCGTGCATCTCGCCAAGATGCTGAAGTCAGGCGCCAATCTGCTGCTGCTCGATGAGCCGACCAACGATCTCGATGTCGAGACGCTACGCGCACTTGAGGACGCGCTGACCGACTATGCCGGCTGCGCCGTCATCATCTCGCATGATCGTTTCTTTCTGGACCGGATCGCGACGCATATGCTCGCCTTCGAGGGCGACAGCCATGTCGAATGGTTTGAAGGCAATTTCGCGGATTACGAGGAAGACAAGAAGCGCCGTCTCGGCGTGACGGAACTCGTTCCGCACCGCATGAAATACAAGAAATTTTCGAGGTAG